A stretch of candidate division KSB1 bacterium DNA encodes these proteins:
- a CDS encoding chitobiase/beta-hexosaminidase C-terminal domain-containing protein, with amino-acid sequence MHFPQRSLPWFLLFAILFALLTFLAQCRRRTIEWSPAHSPLLTRWAKHLSPDNPWPEYPRPHMVRKEWLNLNGLWEFAITPKEAAPPDTFPHRILVPFPVESALSGIAQRVGPDQRLWYRRAFNVPSRWRKGRLLLHFGAVDWEAQVFVNGSLVGEHRGGYDAFSFDVTEALRPEAAQEIVVAVWDPTTAGGQPVGKQTLSPGGIFYTPTSGIWQTVWVEPVPEYHISQLAVYPDVEHTAVRIRAETEGSGPEFAIEAKVWARGKQVSRQVSQVGEELVLSIPSPKLWSPADPFLYELSLTLRRSGRAVDKVTSYFGLRTVAVGPDSNGVTRLLVNGQPLFQIGPLDQGFWPDGIYTAPSDRALRFDVEMMKRMGFNMVRKHVKVEPERWYYWCDRLGLLVWQDMPSGANRTPEERAQFERELTAMIRGRFNHPSIIMWVPFNEGWGQYDTERIVTLVRELDPTRLVNNASGWTDAGVGDVHDVHSYPDPISPEPEVHRAAVLGEFGGLGFVVPGHTWAQTGWGYDLLPNPQALARRYEEVLTGVHRLAREAGLSAAVYTQLTDVETENNGLLTYDREIEKIPSPQVALANQGFLPPELLNRTGLFIDEMQAELAVAHPGAEIRYTLDGSAPGRRATRYTGPIRITENTTLKARAFWPGGIASGIATFNLEKVSPRPAEPIAALAPGLVVRYYEGEWDSIPDFSRLQPVRIKMCEYLDLTPAEREELFGLSFEGLIKVPRTGVYLFSTVSDDGSRLRIGDQLVVDNDGLHGTRERSGAIALEAGFHPLSVLFFQKRG; translated from the coding sequence TCGAAGGAGAACCATTGAATGGAGTCCTGCCCATAGTCCGCTCCTCACCCGCTGGGCGAAACACCTTTCGCCCGACAACCCCTGGCCAGAATACCCCCGCCCGCACATGGTGCGCAAGGAGTGGCTCAACCTCAACGGGCTGTGGGAGTTTGCCATAACGCCCAAGGAAGCCGCTCCTCCTGATACATTTCCGCACAGAATTCTCGTGCCTTTTCCGGTGGAATCGGCCCTGTCTGGGATTGCGCAGAGAGTGGGACCGGACCAGCGCCTCTGGTACCGCCGTGCCTTTAATGTGCCAAGCCGCTGGCGCAAAGGACGCTTGTTGCTTCACTTTGGAGCAGTGGATTGGGAAGCGCAGGTCTTTGTCAATGGTTCACTGGTGGGGGAGCACCGCGGCGGCTACGATGCCTTCTCCTTCGACGTCACCGAGGCCCTTAGGCCGGAAGCAGCACAGGAGATAGTCGTCGCGGTCTGGGATCCCACCACGGCGGGAGGCCAACCTGTAGGCAAACAGACCCTCAGCCCCGGCGGCATCTTCTACACGCCCACCAGCGGCATCTGGCAAACCGTATGGGTAGAACCGGTGCCCGAATACCATATTTCCCAGCTCGCTGTTTACCCTGACGTGGAGCACACCGCGGTGCGCATTCGGGCCGAGACCGAGGGGTCGGGGCCAGAATTCGCTATCGAGGCCAAGGTTTGGGCCCGCGGCAAGCAGGTGAGCCGCCAAGTTTCTCAGGTGGGAGAAGAGTTGGTCCTCTCCATCCCCTCGCCCAAGCTCTGGTCGCCTGCTGACCCTTTCCTTTACGAGCTATCGCTGACCCTTCGCAGATCTGGCAGGGCGGTGGACAAGGTCACCAGCTATTTTGGCCTGCGCACGGTTGCAGTGGGCCCGGATAGCAACGGGGTGACGCGCCTCCTCGTTAACGGCCAGCCGCTCTTTCAGATCGGCCCGCTTGACCAGGGCTTTTGGCCGGATGGCATCTACACTGCACCGTCGGACCGAGCCCTGCGCTTCGACGTGGAGATGATGAAGCGTATGGGCTTCAACATGGTGCGCAAGCATGTGAAGGTGGAGCCCGAGCGGTGGTACTACTGGTGCGATCGGCTCGGGCTCCTGGTCTGGCAGGACATGCCCAGCGGGGCCAACCGCACGCCCGAAGAGCGGGCGCAGTTCGAGCGGGAGTTGACGGCGATGATTCGCGGCCGGTTCAATCACCCCTCGATCATCATGTGGGTGCCGTTCAACGAGGGGTGGGGACAGTACGACACCGAACGGATCGTGACGCTCGTACGCGAGCTTGATCCGACCCGTTTGGTGAACAACGCCAGCGGCTGGACGGACGCCGGCGTGGGTGACGTCCACGACGTGCACTCCTATCCCGACCCGATCTCCCCCGAGCCCGAAGTCCATCGAGCCGCAGTACTGGGCGAGTTCGGAGGCCTTGGCTTTGTGGTGCCAGGCCACACGTGGGCCCAAACTGGCTGGGGCTATGACCTTTTGCCGAACCCGCAGGCGCTCGCGCGACGGTACGAGGAAGTGCTGACCGGCGTGCATCGCTTGGCACGGGAAGCGGGACTCAGCGCCGCCGTCTACACCCAGCTCACCGATGTGGAGACGGAAAACAATGGCCTCCTGACTTACGACCGTGAGATTGAGAAGATCCCCTCCCCACAGGTGGCATTGGCCAATCAGGGCTTTCTCCCACCTGAGTTGCTCAATCGGACTGGCCTCTTCATCGACGAAATGCAGGCAGAGTTGGCGGTCGCGCATCCGGGTGCCGAGATTCGCTACACTCTGGATGGCTCCGCGCCTGGCCGTCGCGCCACGCGCTACACCGGACCAATTCGCATTACGGAAAACACCACGCTCAAGGCGCGCGCCTTCTGGCCAGGGGGCATCGCCAGCGGCATTGCCACGTTCAACCTGGAAAAAGTTAGCCCCCGGCCAGCTGAGCCTATCGCTGCCTTAGCCCCGGGGCTCGTTGTCCGCTACTACGAAGGGGAATGGGATAGCATCCCTGACTTTTCTCGCCTGCAGCCGGTCAGGATCAAGATGTGTGAGTACTTGGACCTGACCCCTGCCGAACGGGAAGAGCTTTTCGGGCTAAGTTTTGAGGGGCTCATCAAGGTACCGCGAACCGGGGTTTATCTATTTTCCACGGTTTCCGACGACGGGAGCCGCCTGAGGATCGGGGACCAACTGGTGGTGGACAACGATGGCCTGCACGGCACGCGCGAGCGCTCCGGTGCCATTGCTCTGGAGGCCGGATTTCACCCCCTCAGCGTGCTCTTTTTTCAAAAACGCGG